A portion of the Daphnia magna isolate NIES linkage group LG4, ASM2063170v1.1, whole genome shotgun sequence genome contains these proteins:
- the LOC123471338 gene encoding secreted RxLR effector protein 161-like gives MDTCNATTIPADPCSRISAQISPSTEEEMLDMSTVPYREAVGCLLYLSITCRPDIAFTISQVAKFCQNPKRAHWNAVKRILSYLAGTDQFGIYFGSPIAEPLIGYMDADYAGELDSRCSTSGFAFFIRGSLVS, from the coding sequence ATGGATACTTGCAACGCCACAACCATTCCAGCTGATCCCTGTTCCCGTATTTCGGCACAAATTTCACCATCAACCGAAGAAGAGATGCTGGATATGTCAACCGTGCCATACCGTGAAGCTGTCGGTTGCCTGCTGTATCTATCCATCACTTGCAGACCGGACATTGCCTTCACCATCAGTCAAGTGGCAAAGTTCTGCCAAAATCCTAAACGTGCTCACTGGAACGCGGTAAAAcgtatcttatcttatctagCTGGAACAGACCAATTCGGCATTTACTTTGGCTCCCCAATTGCTGAACCACTAATTGGCTACATGGACGCCGATTATGCTGGAGAATTAGACTCACGGTGCTCTACCTCAGGCTTTGCCTTCTTCATCAGAGGAAGCCTTGTTTCTTAG